Proteins from a genomic interval of Chanos chanos chromosome 3, fChaCha1.1, whole genome shotgun sequence:
- the atp6ap1lb gene encoding ATPase H+ transporting accessory protein 1 like b, translating into MAKYRRFLAFTLLLFLFMKPSLSFDQVPAILDRSSEIPSYQAIRIRTDGVGVESPSASHEGSYLPAAENPLRRILQPYGWHLHAQPRSKRKLLQSTSSGPYSPLNVAYNGKICILFKAKRIAIRYRNNTFLDLTDRVFGPNAPVDTKGSVCTKEKATLSLRLGDVEDIRGLVIRLQMSNTFYESAGQNWFTLDSVHIHYNWTHEATFNATEVYAPATYSYHCQHVSSLQKYDTFLVPSSHTDSSANWHITFTDFQIQAFNVQSNKFASASDCATFFTPAILMGLITSLILLLVLAYALHMVVHLKHIDRYEEHKTTVYFPRTPEAEHPDKNSL; encoded by the exons ATGGCTAAATACAGGCGTTTTCTGGCTTTTacactgttattgtttttgtttatgaaacCGTCTTTGTCCTTCGATCAAGTGCCTGCGATCCTAGACAGGAG CTCGGAGATCCCCTCTTATCAAGCAATCAGAATCAGGACAG ATGGAGTAGGCGTTGAGAGTCCAAGTGCCTCACATGAGGGCAGTTATTTGCCTGCAGCTGAAAATCCACTCAGAAGAATACTGCAG CCTTATGGATGGCATCTACATGCCCAACCTAGATCTAAACGGAAGTTACTTCAGTCTACAAGCTCGGGTCCTTACTCCCCACTGAATGTGGCTTACAATGGCAAGATATGCATTCTATTTAAGGCAAAGAGGATAGCTATCCGCTACCGCAACAACACCTTTCTGGATCTGACAGACAGGGTGTTTGGGCCTAATGCACCAGTAGATACGAAAGGCTCGGTTTGCACCAAGGAGAAAGCCAC ACTCTCCCTTCGCTTAGGAGATGTGGAAGATATCAGAGGACTTGTCATCAG ACTCCAGATGTCCAACACCTTCTATGAATCTGCAGGCCAGAACTGGTTCACTCTAGATAGCGTTCATATTCACTACAACTGGACACATGAAGCCACATTTAATGCCACAGAGGTTTACGCCCCCGCCACCTATTCTTACCACTGCCAGCATGTCAGCAGCTTACAGAAATATGACACCTTCCTGGTGCCCAGCTCCCACACTGACAGCTCTGCAAACTGGCACATCACTTTTACTGATTTCCAG ATCCAGGCCTTCAATGTTCAGTCGAACAAGTTTGCCTCAGCTAGTGACTGTGCCACCTTCTTCACTCCAGCCATCCTAATGGGCCTGATCACCTCTCTGATCCTGCTGCTGGTGCTGGCTTACGCCCTGCACATGGTGGTGCATCTAAAGCACATTGACCGTTACGAAGAGCACAAGACCACCGTCTACTTCCCTCGGACCCCCGAGGCCGAGCACCCCGACAAAAACAGCTTGTGA